The genome window ACCGCAAAGGTGCGGATGAAAACCGCGAGCAATCCCTCAAAGGTGTGCCCACTAAGCCACGCTACGATCGAGATGAATGGCCGATGGCGATGTGCAAGGAAGGCGGTACTGGCGCGGATATCGCCTATATTTCCCCCTCGGATAATCGGGGCGCAGGTTCATGGATTGCCAATCAAGTGGACGAATACCCTGATGGGACGCGCGTAAAGATTGTCGTGAAATAACCTGACTTGTGACCCGCCGCGCAAACAAAAACCCGCCGGGGCT of Brevibacillus choshinensis contains these proteins:
- a CDS encoding NucA/NucB deoxyribonuclease domain-containing protein codes for the protein MQKKIILFIVALLFAIGSYFFEQHAPQTQTNSAEADYVLEFPSSKYPQTAEHIRSAIAKGQPAVCTIDRKGADENREQSLKGVPTKPRYDRDEWPMAMCKEGGTGADIAYISPSDNRGAGSWIANQVDEYPDGTRVKIVVK